A genomic window from Pseudocitrobacter corydidari includes:
- a CDS encoding beta-ketoacyl synthase chain length factor — translation MKLAFNIIDWIARAPGLGEADQWLSWAQSPYAIDPASPQAKLVELPMMTARRLSSGSKLAVECGLTMLRRHAIDAVLYTSRHGELERNYRILSALASDQAISPTDFAMSVHNAAVGNLTIAAKQPIVSSSLSAGRDTFLQGLCEVMCLLQAGHQRILMVDFDGALPDFYRASLPAQMPAWAFATALVIEAGNQVQCTTEPGGTKEEPALPQSLQFLQHYLGRTAHFALQGERLRWCWSQT, via the coding sequence ATGAAATTAGCATTCAACATCATCGACTGGATCGCCCGAGCGCCTGGACTGGGCGAGGCTGACCAGTGGCTGTCATGGGCGCAATCGCCTTATGCCATTGATCCTGCCAGCCCGCAGGCGAAGCTGGTTGAATTGCCGATGATGACCGCGCGCCGCCTGAGTTCGGGTAGCAAGCTGGCCGTAGAGTGTGGCCTTACGATGCTGCGTCGCCATGCCATTGATGCCGTGCTCTACACCAGTCGCCACGGCGAGCTGGAGCGTAATTACCGTATCCTTAGCGCGCTGGCGAGCGATCAGGCCATTTCACCGACCGATTTCGCGATGTCAGTGCATAACGCGGCGGTTGGCAATCTCACCATCGCTGCAAAACAGCCGATTGTCTCCTCGTCGCTGAGCGCCGGGCGCGACACGTTCCTGCAAGGCTTATGCGAGGTGATGTGCCTGCTACAGGCGGGCCACCAGCGTATTTTAATGGTCGATTTTGACGGTGCGCTGCCGGACTTTTACCGTGCCTCATTACCCGCACAGATGCCTGCCTGGGCCTTTGCGACAGCGCTGGTAATTGAAGCGGGTAATCAGGTTCAGTGCACCACCGAGCCGGGTGGAACGAAAGAAGAGCCTGCGCTACCGCAAAGCCTGCAATTTTTACAGCATTACCTGGGCCGCACAGCCCATTTCGCCCTTCAGGGCGAACGGTTACGCTGGTGCTGGAGCCAGACATGA
- a CDS encoding outer membrane lipoprotein carrier protein LolA, whose product MKFLPLICLLLAPWVHAVTLDDLQQRFTEQPIVRAHFEQTRTIKTMPQPLRSQGEMLIARDNGLLWDQKTPFPMQMMLTDTRMVQQVNGQPPQVITADNNPQMFQLNHLLRALFQADRRVLEQNFRISLQDKGDNRWALRLTPITSPLDKIFASIDLSGQQFLETIQLNDQQGDRTDIALSQHRLTPATLTHDEQQRFSAQ is encoded by the coding sequence ATGAAATTCCTGCCCCTTATTTGCCTGCTGCTTGCGCCATGGGTACACGCCGTGACGCTGGATGATCTGCAACAGCGCTTTACCGAACAGCCAATTGTGCGCGCCCACTTTGAGCAAACCCGCACCATTAAAACGATGCCGCAGCCGCTGCGTTCTCAGGGCGAGATGCTGATTGCCCGTGATAACGGGCTACTGTGGGATCAGAAAACGCCGTTCCCGATGCAAATGATGCTTACCGATACCCGCATGGTGCAGCAGGTGAACGGCCAGCCGCCGCAGGTGATCACCGCCGACAATAACCCGCAGATGTTCCAGCTTAATCATCTGCTGCGCGCCTTATTCCAGGCCGACCGCCGTGTGCTGGAACAAAATTTCCGCATCAGCCTTCAGGACAAAGGCGACAACCGCTGGGCGCTGCGCCTGACGCCCATCACCTCACCGCTGGATAAAATTTTTGCCTCTATCGACCTGAGCGGGCAGCAGTTCCTCGAAACTATCCAGTTGAACGATCAGCAGGGCGACCGCACCGATATCGCCCTCTCACAACACCGCCTGACGCCAGCCACCCTGACCCATGACGAACAACAACGTTTTAGCGCCCAATAA
- a CDS encoding AMP-binding protein, whose protein sequence is MNVPRPLSRWLSGERPDSTTVAWSGERLWSLGQLRNDVAAHCAWLQTQKGQRWALCLEESYLFLVALLATLHAGKTPVLPGHARPALLEEQRALFDGVLSDGPLRWDGPLRIINTHAREDAQPLPAIPDDAGLELFTSGSTGQPKRIHKSLAALDAESALLAARFAGRLTDCRVVASVSPQHLYGLTFRIFLPMSLGLPLHADILAWPEQLAALPQQRYLFISSPAFLKHLDARLTAPDVAMVITAGGMLHWQDAQHAHHWLNVWPDEIYGSSETGVLAWRQRRSDDTPWQPFPGVTLTAENDRWRVTSPLIAEPAGLLLEDALRVTADNHFHLLGRRGRVVKIAEKRVSLAEIEQRVLSLAGVRDAAAILITRGTRQNVGVLLVLDDDARQAWQRASRKQEQAWRQTLRPWLEPVALPRFWRVVDVIPVNTMNKRIDAQLQECFHDHDAR, encoded by the coding sequence ATGAACGTGCCGCGCCCGTTATCCCGCTGGCTGAGTGGCGAACGCCCCGACAGCACGACCGTCGCCTGGTCAGGCGAGCGCCTCTGGTCGCTGGGCCAGCTGCGCAACGACGTGGCCGCGCACTGCGCGTGGCTGCAAACGCAGAAGGGCCAGCGCTGGGCGCTGTGTCTGGAAGAGAGCTATCTGTTTCTTGTTGCCCTGCTGGCGACGCTGCATGCCGGAAAAACGCCGGTGTTGCCGGGCCACGCTCGCCCCGCGCTACTTGAGGAACAACGAGCGCTGTTCGACGGCGTCTTAAGCGATGGACCTCTGCGCTGGGACGGCCCTTTACGCATCATCAATACCCACGCCCGTGAAGATGCCCAACCGCTTCCCGCGATACCTGATGACGCCGGTCTGGAACTTTTTACCTCCGGCTCCACCGGGCAGCCCAAACGTATTCACAAAAGCCTGGCGGCGCTGGATGCAGAATCCGCCCTGCTGGCCGCGCGCTTTGCCGGGCGGCTGACCGATTGCCGGGTGGTCGCTTCCGTCTCACCGCAGCATCTCTACGGCCTGACCTTCCGCATTTTTCTGCCGATGTCATTGGGCTTGCCGCTACATGCCGACATCCTCGCCTGGCCTGAACAACTGGCCGCGCTCCCGCAGCAGCGTTATCTGTTTATCAGCAGCCCGGCGTTTCTGAAGCATCTGGATGCGCGGCTGACGGCCCCGGACGTCGCCATGGTGATCACTGCGGGCGGCATGCTGCACTGGCAGGATGCGCAGCACGCCCATCACTGGCTGAACGTCTGGCCCGACGAAATATACGGCAGTAGCGAAACGGGCGTACTCGCGTGGCGACAACGCCGTTCAGACGATACTCCGTGGCAGCCCTTCCCCGGCGTGACGCTCACGGCAGAAAACGACCGCTGGCGCGTGACGTCGCCGCTGATTGCTGAGCCCGCCGGGCTACTGCTGGAAGACGCACTGCGCGTCACTGCGGATAACCACTTTCATCTGCTTGGGCGGCGCGGTCGGGTGGTCAAAATCGCCGAAAAACGGGTCTCGCTGGCGGAAATCGAACAGCGCGTGTTATCGCTGGCGGGCGTGCGCGATGCCGCAGCCATACTGATTACGCGCGGCACGCGGCAGAACGTTGGAGTGCTATTAGTGCTTGATGATGATGCGCGCCAGGCGTGGCAGCGCGCGAGCCGCAAACAGGAGCAGGCGTGGCGTCAGACGCTGCGCCCGTGGCTGGAGCCCGTTGCACTTCCCCGCTTTTGGCGCGTGGTAGATGTTATTCCAGTGAATACAATGAATAAGCGCATCGATGCGCAATTACAGGAGTGCTTTCATGACCATGACGCCCGATGA
- a CDS encoding glycosyltransferase family 2 protein — protein sequence MPLTFTPCVVIPCYNHGAMMARVLARLAPFALPIIIVDDGSDDATRRELRTLAENHPSVTLIRQAHNAGKGAAVIRGLEEAARAGFSHAVQVDADGQHAIEDIPALLALSQQHPEALISGQPIYDDSIPRSRLYGRWITHVWVWIETLSLQLKDSMCGFRVYPVMPTLQLAQRVPLGKRMDFDTEVIVRLYWQGHRSYFLPTRVTYPQDGLSHFDALKDNVRISWMHTRLFFGMLPRIPSLLFRRRNVHWAEQKEVKGLWGMRLMLRVWQLLGRGAFSLLLKPVVALYWLIAATERRASQQWLARVHQQQPNAKPLSSYRHFLRFGEAMLDKVASWRGELRFGHEVVFAPGAEAALAMHEPRGKLLLASHLGDVEACRALAQREEGRVINALVFSENAQRFKQIMQEMAPQAGMNLMPVTDIGPDTAMLLKEKLDRGEWVAIVGDRIAVNRQRGGDWRVIWSRFMGQPAPFPQGPFILAALLRCPTLLIFALKQQGQLHIHCEPFADPLLLPRAERQAALQQAVDRYAQRLEHYALLAPLDWFNFFDFWRLPDAANKE from the coding sequence ATGCCGCTAACTTTCACGCCCTGCGTGGTGATCCCCTGCTACAACCACGGCGCGATGATGGCGCGGGTGCTGGCGCGTCTTGCGCCGTTTGCCCTGCCCATTATCATCGTCGACGATGGCAGCGACGACGCGACCCGGCGCGAATTACGCACGCTTGCCGAGAATCACCCCAGCGTCACGCTCATTCGCCAGGCGCACAATGCGGGGAAAGGCGCGGCGGTGATCCGCGGGCTGGAAGAGGCGGCGCGCGCGGGTTTCAGCCATGCGGTGCAGGTCGATGCCGACGGGCAGCACGCGATTGAAGATATCCCGGCGTTGCTCGCACTTTCGCAGCAACATCCCGAGGCGCTGATTTCCGGCCAGCCGATTTACGATGACTCCATCCCCCGCTCACGCCTGTATGGCCGCTGGATAACCCACGTCTGGGTATGGATTGAAACCCTGTCATTGCAGCTTAAAGACAGCATGTGCGGCTTTCGCGTTTATCCGGTTATGCCAACGCTACAGCTGGCGCAGCGTGTGCCGCTCGGCAAGCGAATGGATTTCGACACCGAAGTGATAGTGCGCCTCTACTGGCAGGGCCATCGCAGCTATTTTCTGCCAACGCGCGTCACCTACCCGCAGGATGGCCTTTCTCATTTCGATGCGTTGAAAGACAACGTGCGCATCTCGTGGATGCACACCCGCCTTTTCTTCGGCATGCTGCCGCGTATTCCGTCGCTGCTGTTTCGCCGTCGCAATGTCCACTGGGCAGAGCAAAAAGAGGTGAAAGGATTATGGGGCATGCGCCTGATGCTGCGCGTCTGGCAACTGCTGGGGCGTGGCGCATTTTCGCTGCTGCTAAAACCGGTGGTGGCACTGTACTGGCTGATTGCCGCAACGGAACGACGCGCCTCGCAGCAGTGGCTCGCGCGTGTACATCAACAGCAGCCGAACGCGAAGCCGCTGAGCAGCTATCGCCACTTTCTGCGCTTTGGCGAGGCGATGCTCGATAAAGTCGCCAGTTGGCGCGGGGAACTGCGTTTCGGTCATGAGGTGGTGTTTGCCCCCGGCGCGGAAGCGGCGCTGGCGATGCATGAACCACGCGGCAAGCTGCTGCTGGCCTCGCATCTTGGCGATGTAGAAGCCTGTCGGGCGCTGGCGCAACGCGAAGAAGGCCGGGTGATCAACGCGCTGGTGTTCAGTGAAAACGCCCAGCGATTCAAACAAATCATGCAGGAAATGGCGCCGCAGGCCGGGATGAACCTGATGCCGGTTACCGATATTGGCCCGGATACCGCCATGCTGCTGAAAGAGAAACTGGATCGCGGCGAATGGGTGGCGATCGTCGGCGATCGCATCGCCGTTAACCGTCAGCGCGGCGGCGACTGGCGCGTTATCTGGAGCCGTTTTATGGGCCAGCCCGCGCCGTTCCCGCAGGGGCCGTTTATTCTCGCCGCACTGCTGCGCTGCCCGACCCTACTGATTTTCGCCCTGAAACAGCAGGGCCAATTACACATTCATTGCGAACCGTTCGCCGACCCGCTGCTGCTGCCGCGCGCAGAGCGCCAGGCGGCGCTTCAGCAGGCGGTAGACCGCTATGCGCAGCGGCTGGAGCATTACGCGCTTCTGGCGCCGCTGGACTGGTTTAACTTTTTTGATTTCTGGCGGCTGCCCGACGCGGCCAATAAGGAGTAA
- a CDS encoding lysophospholipid acyltransferase family protein: MVLEPDMIARRINRFWRLLMTVLCFALFGLGGLLLSLCWFNLLLLVIGDDDKRRRLARRSISASFRAFLRFASVTGVLRYRVQGADILRQARGCLVVANHPTLIDYVLLASVMPETDCLVKSALLKNPFVGGVIRAADYLVNSEAERLLTESQARLQRGDTLLIFPEGTRTRPDEKMTIQRGAANIAVRCERDLRLVSIRCSEHLLDKQRPWYHVPATTPQFEVVVRERICIDDFITANKQEPALAARALNRHLLQKLQLIC, from the coding sequence CTGGTGCTGGAGCCAGACATGATCGCGAGGCGCATCAATCGCTTTTGGCGATTGCTGATGACCGTATTGTGCTTTGCGCTGTTTGGCCTGGGCGGACTGCTGCTGTCGCTGTGCTGGTTTAACCTGCTGCTGTTGGTGATTGGCGATGACGACAAACGCCGTCGCCTGGCGCGCCGCAGCATTTCGGCCAGCTTCCGCGCTTTTTTGAGGTTCGCCAGCGTGACGGGCGTACTGCGTTACCGTGTACAGGGCGCTGATATTTTACGTCAGGCGCGCGGTTGTCTGGTGGTGGCGAATCATCCGACGTTGATTGATTATGTCCTGCTGGCCTCGGTGATGCCGGAAACAGACTGTCTGGTAAAGAGCGCGCTGTTGAAGAACCCGTTTGTCGGCGGCGTGATCCGCGCGGCAGATTACCTGGTCAATAGCGAGGCTGAACGGCTGCTGACCGAAAGCCAGGCCCGTTTGCAGCGCGGCGATACCCTGCTGATTTTCCCGGAAGGTACGCGCACTCGCCCTGACGAAAAGATGACGATTCAGCGCGGGGCAGCCAATATCGCGGTGCGCTGTGAACGCGACTTACGCCTGGTGAGCATACGCTGTAGCGAGCACCTGCTGGATAAGCAGCGCCCGTGGTATCACGTCCCGGCAACGACGCCGCAGTTTGAGGTTGTCGTCCGCGAGCGAATCTGTATTGACGATTTTATCACCGCGAATAAGCAAGAACCGGCGCTGGCCGCGCGCGCGCTAAACCGGCATCTTTTACAGAAATTACAATTAATTTGTTAA
- a CDS encoding acyl-CoA thioesterase produces MLNVPRFTTEVELTIPFHDVDAMGVVWHGNYFRYFEIAREALLNQFDYGYRQMKASGYVWPVVDTRVKYRDALTFEQRIRVRAHLEEYENRLRIAYQIFDAESGKRTTTGYTIQVAVEEASKEMCFVSPAILFERMGVEP; encoded by the coding sequence GTGCTTAACGTTCCCCGCTTTACCACTGAGGTTGAACTCACTATCCCGTTTCATGACGTCGATGCGATGGGCGTGGTGTGGCACGGCAACTATTTCCGCTATTTCGAAATCGCCCGCGAAGCGCTGCTTAACCAGTTCGACTACGGCTATCGCCAGATGAAAGCGTCCGGCTATGTCTGGCCGGTGGTGGATACGCGCGTCAAATATCGCGATGCCCTGACCTTCGAACAGCGTATCCGCGTGCGGGCACATCTGGAAGAGTACGAAAACCGACTGCGCATTGCCTACCAGATTTTCGACGCCGAAAGCGGCAAACGCACCACCACCGGCTACACCATCCAGGTGGCGGTTGAGGAAGCCAGCAAAGAGATGTGCTTTGTCAGCCCGGCAATTCTCTTTGAACGTATGGGAGTCGAGCCATGA
- a CDS encoding acyl carrier protein, which yields MTDQTAVYQEVTSLLVKLFEVDPAAITPEARLYEDLELDSIDAVDMIVQLQKKTGKKIKPEEFKAVRTVQDVVDAVERLLREA from the coding sequence ATGACCGACCAAACTGCTGTCTATCAGGAAGTCACTTCCCTGCTGGTAAAACTGTTCGAAGTAGACCCGGCGGCCATCACCCCCGAGGCGCGTCTGTATGAAGATCTTGAACTCGATAGCATTGATGCTGTGGATATGATCGTCCAGTTGCAGAAAAAGACCGGCAAGAAAATTAAGCCGGAAGAGTTCAAAGCCGTGCGCACCGTGCAGGATGTGGTTGACGCCGTCGAGCGCCTGCTGCGGGAAGCCTGA
- a CDS encoding MMPL family transporter produces MTNNNVLAPNNARRPALIWAVFCLILLGTLLALLPGARMNSSVLAMLPKQALGDIPPALNDGFISRLDKQMMWLVSPGKTPDPHVAQAWFDQLKSTPALAQVKGPMDAKSQQEWGAFYWQHRNGMVDSATRDRLQNGGEAQAQWVLSQLYSAFSGVSGKELQNDPFMLTRGSQLALMQSSQRLRLMDGWLATQDQDGNYWYLLHGELQSDAFDMQQTHQLVQELTAAEARLKTRFPQAQVLSRGTVLYSDYASQQAKRDISTLGAATVFGVLLLIVLVFRSLRPLLLSLLSIGIGALAGTTVTLLLFGELHLMTLVMSMSIIGISADYTLYYLTERMVHGAENSPWQSLNKVRNALLLALLTTVVAYLIMMLAPFPGIRQMAIFAAVGLSASCLTVVFWHPWLCRGLPVRPVPMLGLLLRWLALWRRNNALIYGLPAALAVVSLIGLSTLQVNDDIAQLQALPSHLLEQEKQITQLTGQNVDQKWFVVYGDSPEQTLTRMEAFTAHLDTARQQGLLARYRTIPLNSQARQAQDLALLNHATPAIGQALQQAGLHDVKPDLRAMPVNVADWLASPVSEGWRLMWLTLPRGVSGVLIPVDGVKDSAALKALAEQHTGVAWVDRKQSFDALFALYRTVLTVLLGVALAAIAIGAVVRTGWRKGLISLLPSLLSLGCGLAALAFSGHSVNLFSLLALVLVLGIGINYTLFFSNPRGTPLTSLLAITLAMMTTLLTLGMLVFSSTQAISSFGIVLVSGIFTAWLLSPLAMPTKKREKR; encoded by the coding sequence ATGACGAACAACAACGTTTTAGCGCCCAATAACGCCCGCCGCCCGGCGCTCATCTGGGCTGTTTTTTGCCTGATCCTGCTGGGTACGCTGCTGGCGCTATTACCCGGTGCGAGGATGAACAGCAGCGTGCTGGCGATGTTACCAAAGCAGGCGCTGGGCGATATTCCACCCGCGCTGAACGACGGTTTTATCTCGCGCCTTGATAAACAAATGATGTGGCTGGTCAGCCCTGGTAAAACGCCCGATCCCCACGTCGCGCAGGCGTGGTTCGATCAACTGAAAAGCACCCCGGCGCTGGCGCAGGTGAAGGGCCCGATGGATGCCAAAAGCCAGCAGGAATGGGGCGCGTTTTACTGGCAGCATCGTAACGGCATGGTCGACAGCGCCACCCGCGATCGCCTGCAAAACGGCGGCGAGGCGCAGGCGCAGTGGGTTCTCTCGCAGCTCTACTCCGCCTTCTCCGGCGTCAGCGGCAAAGAACTGCAAAACGATCCCTTTATGCTGACGCGCGGTTCGCAACTGGCGTTAATGCAAAGCAGCCAGCGCTTACGCCTGATGGATGGCTGGCTGGCAACGCAGGATCAAGACGGTAACTACTGGTATCTGCTGCACGGGGAGCTGCAAAGCGACGCGTTTGATATGCAGCAAACCCATCAACTGGTGCAGGAACTGACCGCCGCCGAAGCCCGGCTTAAAACGCGCTTCCCGCAGGCGCAGGTGTTATCGCGCGGCACCGTGCTGTACAGCGATTACGCCAGCCAGCAGGCGAAACGCGATATCTCGACGCTCGGCGCGGCAACGGTATTCGGCGTGCTGCTACTGATTGTGCTGGTATTCCGCTCGCTGCGCCCGCTGCTGTTGAGCCTGCTCTCCATCGGCATTGGCGCACTGGCGGGTACCACGGTGACGCTGCTGCTGTTTGGCGAACTGCACCTGATGACGCTGGTGATGAGCATGAGCATCATCGGCATTTCTGCCGACTACACGCTCTATTATCTGACCGAACGGATGGTGCACGGCGCGGAAAACTCGCCGTGGCAAAGTCTCAATAAAGTGCGTAACGCGCTGTTGCTGGCGCTGCTGACCACGGTTGTCGCCTATCTGATTATGATGCTCGCCCCCTTCCCCGGCATACGCCAGATGGCTATCTTTGCCGCCGTAGGGCTGAGCGCGTCCTGCCTGACGGTCGTGTTCTGGCATCCGTGGCTGTGTCGCGGGCTGCCGGTGCGCCCGGTACCGATGCTCGGCCTGCTGCTGCGCTGGCTCGCCCTGTGGCGACGCAATAACGCCCTGATTTACGGCCTGCCCGCCGCGCTGGCCGTGGTTTCGCTGATCGGCCTTTCCACGCTTCAGGTTAACGATGATATCGCCCAGTTGCAGGCGCTGCCGTCGCATCTTCTGGAACAGGAAAAGCAGATCACACAGCTCACCGGGCAGAACGTCGATCAGAAATGGTTTGTGGTCTACGGCGACTCGCCAGAGCAAACGCTGACGCGCATGGAGGCATTTACCGCGCATCTGGATACCGCTCGCCAGCAAGGCTTACTCGCCCGTTATCGCACGATTCCGCTCAATTCACAGGCGCGTCAGGCGCAGGATTTGGCGCTACTTAATCACGCCACGCCCGCAATCGGCCAGGCACTGCAACAGGCGGGGCTGCATGACGTGAAACCCGATCTTCGCGCGATGCCGGTGAACGTGGCCGACTGGCTGGCAAGCCCCGTCAGCGAAGGCTGGCGCTTGATGTGGTTGACGCTACCGCGCGGCGTCAGCGGCGTGCTCATTCCCGTGGACGGCGTGAAAGATAGCGCGGCGTTAAAGGCGCTGGCGGAACAGCACACCGGCGTCGCCTGGGTTGACAGAAAACAGAGTTTCGATGCGCTGTTCGCGCTGTACCGCACCGTATTAACGGTGCTGCTCGGCGTGGCGCTGGCGGCTATCGCGATTGGCGCCGTCGTACGAACGGGCTGGCGCAAGGGGTTAATCAGTTTGCTTCCTTCATTGCTCTCGTTGGGCTGCGGGCTGGCGGCGCTCGCCTTTAGCGGGCACAGCGTCAACCTCTTCTCACTGCTGGCGCTGGTGCTGGTATTGGGTATCGGCATTAACTACACCCTGTTCTTCAGCAACCCCCGCGGTACGCCGCTGACCTCGCTGCTCGCCATTACGCTTGCGATGATGACCACCTTGTTGACGCTGGGCATGCTGGTCTTCAGCAGTACCCAGGCCATAAGCAGTTTTGGGATTGTCCTTGTTTCCGGTATCTTCACTGCCTGGCTACTGTCGCCGCTGGCGATGCCAACGAAAAAAAGAGAAAAACGATGA
- a CDS encoding phosphopantetheine-binding protein has translation MQELYSEIKHLIINTLNLDELSVDDIDTDAALFGDGLGLDSIDALELGLAVKNQYGIVLSAENEAMRQHFYSVATLAAFIQSQRA, from the coding sequence ATGCAAGAGCTCTATTCTGAGATTAAACATCTCATCATTAACACATTGAATCTGGACGAACTGAGCGTGGACGACATCGACACCGATGCGGCCCTGTTCGGTGACGGTTTAGGCCTGGATTCTATTGATGCGCTGGAGCTGGGGCTGGCGGTAAAAAACCAGTATGGCATTGTGCTTTCTGCTGAAAATGAAGCGATGCGTCAGCATTTCTATTCGGTGGCGACGCTCGCTGCCTTCATTCAATCCCAACGCGCCTGA
- a CDS encoding hydroxymyristoyl-ACP dehydratase, producing the protein MTPDEISCQHTGAGEAEIVLHLPATLFWFKGHFAVQPLLPGVAQLEWVMHYASRLLTPDYRFHSIQNVKFQAPLLPENRVTLTLTWLEARQVLAFRYQRHDGDTRHTTSSGKIRLCR; encoded by the coding sequence ATGACGCCCGATGAAATTTCCTGCCAGCATACGGGCGCGGGCGAGGCGGAGATTGTCCTGCATCTGCCCGCCACGCTGTTCTGGTTTAAAGGCCACTTTGCCGTCCAGCCGCTATTGCCGGGTGTGGCACAGCTGGAGTGGGTCATGCATTATGCCAGCCGATTACTGACGCCTGATTATCGTTTTCACAGTATTCAGAACGTCAAATTCCAGGCCCCGCTGTTACCGGAAAACCGGGTCACCTTAACGCTGACCTGGCTGGAGGCGCGTCAGGTGCTCGCCTTCCGCTACCAGCGCCACGACGGCGACACACGCCACACCACCAGCAGCGGGAAAATCCGTTTATGCCGCTAA